A section of the Metabacillus endolithicus genome encodes:
- a CDS encoding SpoVR family protein, with protein sequence MKETDQKALEYAISEITEIAKGFGLDFYPMRYEICPADIIYTFGAYGMPTRFSHWSFGKQFHKMKLQYDLGLSKIYELVINSDPCYAFLLDTNSLIQNKLIVAHVLAHCDFFKNNSRFSNTKREMVESMSATAERIKQYEILYGRHEVETFLDAVLSIQEHIDPSLVRPKLSWTIDDIEFDETEEDKAATPYDDLWNLDKKQEKKIVSKKKRKKLPPSPEKDILLFIEEYSRELEDWQRDILTMMREEMLYFWPQLETKIMNEGWASYWHQRIIRELDLTSDEAVEFAKLNAGVVQPSKTSINPYYLGLKIFEDIEERYNNPTEEMKMFGAKPGSGREKMFEVREVESDISFIRNYLTKDLVLREDMYLFQKQGRDYKIVDKEWEGVRDQLVSMRVNGGFPYITVNDGDYLKNNELYLKHWFEDIELDLKYLEKVLPYVYQLWGRPVHMESVLEGKAVLFSYDGKSVSRKYL encoded by the coding sequence ATGAAAGAAACTGATCAAAAGGCCCTGGAATATGCAATTTCAGAAATCACCGAGATTGCTAAAGGCTTTGGACTTGATTTTTATCCAATGAGATATGAAATTTGTCCTGCTGATATTATTTATACATTTGGTGCTTACGGTATGCCAACGAGATTTTCACACTGGAGCTTTGGTAAGCAATTTCATAAAATGAAGCTTCAATATGATTTAGGATTAAGTAAAATCTATGAGCTTGTCATAAACTCAGACCCATGCTATGCCTTCCTATTAGATACGAACTCCCTTATTCAGAACAAGTTAATTGTTGCCCACGTTTTAGCTCATTGTGACTTCTTTAAAAATAATTCTCGATTTAGCAATACAAAAAGGGAAATGGTTGAGAGTATGTCAGCCACTGCAGAACGAATTAAACAATACGAAATTTTATACGGTAGACATGAGGTTGAGACATTTTTAGATGCAGTTCTTTCCATCCAGGAGCATATTGATCCATCGCTTGTTCGGCCGAAACTCTCGTGGACAATTGATGATATTGAATTTGATGAGACGGAAGAGGATAAAGCAGCAACACCTTATGATGACCTATGGAATCTTGATAAAAAGCAAGAGAAAAAGATTGTCTCTAAAAAGAAAAGAAAGAAGCTTCCGCCATCTCCCGAAAAAGACATTCTTTTATTCATTGAAGAATATAGCCGGGAGTTAGAAGATTGGCAGCGTGATATTTTAACAATGATGCGTGAAGAAATGCTTTATTTTTGGCCCCAATTAGAAACGAAAATCATGAACGAAGGCTGGGCTTCGTATTGGCATCAGCGTATTATTCGAGAACTGGATCTTACTTCTGATGAAGCAGTTGAGTTCGCGAAGCTGAATGCTGGTGTTGTGCAGCCATCAAAAACGAGTATTAATCCATATTATCTTGGCTTGAAAATCTTTGAAGATATAGAAGAACGCTATAATAATCCAACAGAAGAAATGAAAATGTTTGGTGCAAAGCCAGGCTCAGGTCGAGAAAAAATGTTTGAGGTTCGTGAAGTAGAATCAGATATCTCCTTTATCCGCAATTACTTAACAAAGGATCTCGTGTTAAGAGAAGATATGTATCTTTTCCAAAAGCAAGGACGCGATTATAAAATTGTCGATAAAGAGTGGGAAGGAGTCCGTGATCAACTAGTTAGTATGCGGGTGAACGGCGGATTCCCTTATATTACAGTTAACGATGGAGATTACTTAAAAAACAACGAACTTTACCTAAAGCATTGGTTTGAGGATATTGAGCTTGATTTAAAATATCTAGAGAAAGTTCTTCCATATGTGTACCAGCTTTGGGGTAGACCAGTGCATATGGAAAGTGTTTTAGAAGGAAAAGCTGTATTGTTTTCTTATGATGGGAAGAGCGTGTCGAGGAAGTATTTATAG
- a CDS encoding stage II sporulation protein P — protein sequence MNELSTKTLKLLLLTALVLFLGLLTVIFFLYEKEEPRIKKGSKSGELSSKVNSNSLNSSKFMSNSSSEVSTELVPNVDSLEQDAELIQEKIDLLNEMEIKRPEIKQKEFHSTFGRRIVFIYFSHTRESFLPYFKKGTAPESAYHSKVNISLVGNRLGDSLRSNGIWNDVSQVDIVNMLNSRNLTFGRSYQMSREVVVNELRENRDLEMAFDIHRDSLPREHSTIDIGGESLAKVSFVIGSGHENYKKNLDFTNGIHEVIEKKYPGLSRGVIIKGKSQGNGVYNQDLLPNSVIVEIGGVENNLEELYRSADILGNAISEYYWDKVHE from the coding sequence ATGAATGAACTAAGTACCAAAACATTAAAGTTATTATTACTTACCGCATTAGTACTGTTTTTAGGGTTGTTAACAGTAATTTTCTTCCTTTATGAAAAGGAGGAACCCCGAATAAAAAAAGGAAGTAAAAGTGGGGAGTTAAGTTCAAAGGTGAATTCCAACTCTTTAAATAGCTCAAAATTTATGAGTAATAGTTCTTCAGAGGTATCAACTGAACTTGTACCGAATGTTGATTCACTTGAACAGGACGCAGAGCTAATTCAAGAAAAGATTGATTTATTGAACGAAATGGAAATAAAAAGGCCAGAAATCAAACAGAAAGAGTTTCACAGTACATTTGGAAGAAGAATAGTCTTTATCTATTTTTCTCATACTAGAGAATCTTTTTTACCTTATTTTAAAAAAGGAACTGCCCCAGAGAGTGCTTACCATTCCAAAGTAAATATATCACTGGTTGGAAACAGATTAGGAGATTCCTTGAGAAGCAATGGTATTTGGAATGATGTTAGTCAAGTAGATATAGTAAATATGTTAAATAGCCGCAACTTAACATTTGGTCGTTCTTATCAAATGTCCAGGGAGGTTGTTGTAAATGAATTGCGTGAAAATAGAGATTTAGAAATGGCATTCGATATTCATCGTGATTCATTGCCAAGAGAACATTCAACAATTGACATTGGTGGAGAATCACTTGCCAAAGTTTCGTTTGTAATTGGGAGTGGGCATGAAAATTATAAGAAAAATTTAGATTTTACGAATGGTATTCATGAAGTTATTGAGAAGAAATATCCTGGTCTTTCTAGAGGAGTCATCATTAAAGGTAAGTCTCAAGGTAATGGTGTCTATAATCAAGATTTACTACCTAATAGCGTTATTGTTGAAATAGGTGGTGTAGAAAATAATCTTGAAGAACTTTATCGGAGTGCTGATATTTTAGGGAACGCTATAAGTGAATATTATTGGGATAAAGTGCATGAATAG
- the spoIIP gene encoding stage II sporulation protein P yields MKRSANQPKYLSSFIVALIIMYLLIGTIIFMNLKIDSVVLQKSINNLYSKDLFAHFLRAENHYFYPKETDELFTLSNATKVAIQLATSVKPTDARTFLGNELPGLRLYDTEIIIAGEGTDLTTLPYESSPPTEVLLEERKVAEEKLKQTESNSSEDNTQFSPPQKKTVYIYQTHSWESFLPLLEDAQVPNDAISNDERANVIGLGKRMSLNLLNKGIGVVHDTTNMTKTLNEKGMRSTRAYSVSGNLVEAAVSEKENELIYFIDIHRDSARKNLTTKNINGQDYARLYFVVGKEHNKYLENLDTAKELHNRLEAKYPGISRGVFLKTKSEGNGVYNQDVSNKAMLIEIGGVDNDLNELYRSVDAFTEVFSEYYWELSEAKEVNGNG; encoded by the coding sequence ATGAAAAGATCAGCAAATCAACCAAAATATCTCTCTTCTTTTATAGTAGCGTTGATCATTATGTATCTACTAATCGGGACTATTATTTTTATGAATTTAAAAATTGACTCAGTTGTTTTGCAAAAATCTATTAATAATTTATACAGTAAAGACCTTTTTGCACATTTTCTTCGAGCAGAAAATCATTATTTTTATCCTAAAGAGACAGATGAATTGTTCACACTTTCAAATGCTACTAAAGTGGCAATTCAACTTGCAACCAGTGTAAAACCCACAGATGCAAGAACATTCTTAGGGAATGAACTACCAGGGTTAAGACTATATGATACGGAAATCATTATTGCAGGAGAAGGAACAGATTTAACCACGTTGCCATACGAGTCTTCTCCTCCGACAGAGGTTTTGCTAGAAGAAAGGAAAGTAGCTGAGGAGAAATTAAAGCAGACTGAAAGTAATTCATCTGAGGATAATACCCAATTTTCACCTCCACAGAAGAAAACAGTCTATATTTATCAAACACATAGTTGGGAATCATTTTTACCCTTACTGGAAGATGCACAAGTTCCAAATGACGCAATCAGTAATGATGAGAGGGCAAATGTAATAGGGTTAGGAAAACGAATGAGTCTAAACTTGCTAAATAAAGGTATAGGTGTTGTTCATGACACGACCAATATGACCAAAACTTTGAATGAAAAAGGAATGAGATCAACTAGAGCATATTCTGTATCTGGTAATCTTGTCGAAGCTGCCGTGTCAGAAAAAGAAAATGAGTTAATCTATTTTATTGATATCCATCGTGATTCTGCCAGAAAAAATCTAACCACGAAAAACATTAATGGGCAAGATTACGCAAGATTATACTTCGTGGTTGGTAAGGAACACAATAAATATTTAGAAAATCTTGATACTGCAAAAGAGCTCCATAATAGACTAGAGGCAAAGTATCCTGGTATAAGTAGAGGTGTATTCCTCAAAACAAAAAGTGAAGGAAACGGTGTTTATAACCAAGATGTTTCAAATAAGGCGATGCTTATTGAAATTGGTGGTGTAGATAATGATCTTAATGAATTGTATCGTTCCGTCGATGCATTTACAGAGGTCTTTTCAGAGTACTATTGGGAATTAAGTGAAGCAAAAGAGGTAAATGGTAATGGGTAA
- a CDS encoding sulfite exporter TauE/SafE family protein, which produces MYIFISKISSWLSQPFFNMANALEGFPIAFALVLGIVGALAPCQFVANVSAVTLYCNRSLQSRIVWKDILGFIFGKIVAFSLLGILIWFLGREIEGVLIMYFPWLRKLMGPLLIIVGLVMIGVIKLRGIFRLVKQSEDKQLERPFASFLLGFSFSLAFCPTMFVLYFVTLMPVVLSSSYGFILPTLFAIGTVLPLIITIFLIWYLGASGALLRMGRKLGTLIQKAAGVFMVLVGILDFIIYWS; this is translated from the coding sequence GTGTACATTTTCATCAGCAAAATAAGCTCATGGCTAAGCCAACCATTTTTTAATATGGCAAATGCACTAGAAGGATTTCCGATTGCATTTGCGCTTGTGTTGGGGATTGTAGGTGCACTGGCTCCATGTCAATTTGTAGCAAATGTAAGTGCAGTCACTCTATACTGTAATCGTTCTCTGCAAAGTAGAATCGTATGGAAAGATATTTTAGGGTTTATTTTTGGGAAGATTGTTGCCTTTTCCCTTTTAGGGATATTGATTTGGTTTTTAGGTAGGGAAATTGAAGGTGTTCTCATCATGTATTTTCCATGGTTACGGAAACTAATGGGTCCTCTTTTGATCATCGTAGGATTGGTTATGATTGGCGTCATTAAATTGAGAGGTATCTTTAGATTGGTAAAACAATCTGAAGATAAGCAACTCGAAAGACCATTTGCTTCCTTCCTATTAGGATTTAGTTTCTCGCTTGCCTTCTGTCCTACAATGTTTGTATTGTATTTTGTAACCTTAATGCCAGTTGTTTTGTCCAGTTCCTATGGTTTTATTTTGCCGACTTTGTTTGCAATCGGCACTGTTTTACCATTAATTATTACGATTTTCCTCATATGGTATTTAGGAGCAAGTGGAGCTTTATTAAGGATGGGTAGAAAGCTTGGTACCCTCATCCAAAAGGCTGCTGGTGTTTTCATGGTCCTAGTAGGGATACTTGATTTCATTATCTATTGGTCTTAA
- the copZ gene encoding copper chaperone CopZ — protein sequence MGKVTIKVKGMSCGHCVSSIEGSVGKLTGVQSVKVNLSSGEVDLEFDPSVVHLNDIKETIDDQGYDVE from the coding sequence ATGGGAAAAGTAACGATAAAAGTAAAAGGAATGTCTTGTGGACATTGTGTAAGTTCAATAGAAGGAAGTGTTGGCAAGTTAACTGGAGTTCAATCAGTAAAAGTGAATCTAAGTTCTGGAGAAGTTGATCTAGAATTTGATCCTTCAGTGGTTCATTTAAATGATATTAAGGAAACGATTGATGATCAAGGTTATGATGTTGAATAG
- a CDS encoding multicopper oxidase family protein, translated as MDWESRLMMPNGVKAPYQKAGNTRYYKLIAQPSKHKILEQITVDGLGFNGSIPGPLLIFKQGEMVQIELENRLDKPTSLHVHGLSKPVSQDGIPEIEPTPSIKPGESYVYQFPAWQAGTFFYHAGDPSQIPQGLLGPFIVLPNKNRLTGGEIPFRDYVLVLQQWDIPQEELGEIKPGVYKPKKFDTNPNFFTINGKSFPDTKGLQTKYGEKIRIRFINKSSAAHSMHVHGHDFQVVSVNGFPRYQMFDDTINVASGQRIDIEFMSTNPGTFPINGTKTFHQTNNGKTPGGMITKLIYNQ; from the coding sequence ATGGATTGGGAAAGTAGATTAATGATGCCAAATGGAGTGAAGGCACCATATCAAAAAGCTGGTAACACACGATACTATAAATTAATAGCTCAGCCTTCAAAACATAAAATTTTAGAGCAAATAACAGTCGATGGGCTTGGTTTTAATGGCTCGATACCAGGACCTCTCCTTATATTTAAGCAAGGAGAGATGGTTCAAATTGAATTAGAGAATCGTTTAGATAAACCAACGTCACTGCATGTACATGGATTATCAAAACCTGTTTCTCAGGATGGAATTCCTGAAATTGAACCTACTCCATCAATTAAACCAGGAGAATCATACGTCTATCAATTTCCAGCATGGCAAGCAGGCACATTCTTTTATCATGCTGGAGATCCATCACAAATTCCACAGGGGTTATTAGGGCCTTTTATTGTGTTGCCTAATAAGAACAGATTAACAGGCGGAGAAATTCCTTTTCGAGATTATGTATTAGTTTTACAACAATGGGATATACCCCAGGAAGAATTAGGTGAAATTAAACCAGGTGTATATAAGCCTAAGAAGTTTGACACAAACCCAAACTTTTTTACAATTAATGGGAAGTCATTTCCTGATACAAAAGGATTACAAACGAAATATGGAGAGAAAATCAGGATACGTTTCATTAATAAATCTAGTGCTGCACATTCTATGCATGTACATGGACATGACTTTCAAGTAGTTAGTGTAAATGGGTTTCCTCGTTATCAAATGTTTGATGATACAATAAATGTTGCCTCTGGACAACGAATAGATATCGAGTTTATGTCTACTAATCCTGGCACATTCCCAATAAACGGCACAAAAACATTTCATCAAACAAATAACGGAAAAACACCAGGTGGTATGATTACTAAATTAATTTATAACCAATGA
- a CDS encoding YdhK family protein, translated as MRKKLGIGIATLTLAISLSACSSNDDKTNEEKNSSSEHNTEMDHSEMNHSGSGEIPEGLKEDENPTYKVGSQAILETDHMEGMKGAEATIIGAYHTNVYVVTYTPTTGGEKVEDHKWVIHEEIENAGDQPFEPGTEVVLNTDHMEGMKGSTAVVDSVEETTVYMVDYTPTTGGEDVKNHKWVTESELSSQ; from the coding sequence ATGAGAAAAAAACTGGGAATAGGTATTGCAACACTAACTTTAGCTATTTCTTTATCAGCATGTTCAAGCAATGATGATAAAACGAATGAAGAGAAAAATTCAAGTTCCGAACACAATACGGAAATGGATCATTCTGAGATGAATCATTCAGGTTCTGGTGAAATTCCAGAAGGATTAAAAGAAGATGAAAATCCAACTTATAAAGTTGGAAGTCAAGCCATTCTTGAAACAGATCACATGGAAGGTATGAAGGGTGCGGAAGCTACAATTATTGGGGCGTATCATACAAATGTTTATGTTGTTACTTATACCCCAACAACTGGAGGAGAAAAGGTAGAAGATCATAAATGGGTCATTCATGAAGAAATTGAAAATGCAGGAGATCAACCATTTGAACCAGGAACAGAGGTTGTGTTAAACACAGATCATATGGAAGGTATGAAAGGATCAACAGCTGTTGTAGACTCAGTTGAAGAAACGACTGTATATATGGTTGACTACACACCAACAACTGGTGGTGAGGATGTGAAAAACCATAAGTGGGTGACGGAGAGTGAATTGTCATCACAGTAG
- a CDS encoding F510_1955 family glycosylhydrolase, with protein MIKKLFSLFLLCNLLTACSLGANEKTKDNDTEILTDEKDDNEVIYKEIKDEKIDHIHGIGYVGNEDKLYLASHDGLLRFSNEKWSKITENKHDYMGFQATDIGFYSSGHPENGSELKNPLGIIKSTDEGKTLNKLAFYGETDFHYLAAGYNSHIIYVINESKNSRLNSGFYYSEDEGENWAQSKTQGLSFYNIGNIATHPAKANIVAISTDQGLFISNDYGDSFSLSSQSQPVTSVEFREKSLLYFTLKGDKVSLYKQELSDLKEEAIPLPKEVNGQNPVMYISSHPEKEEVITVVTYESDIYQTKDHGQSWTTLVSKGKIQS; from the coding sequence ATGATAAAGAAATTATTCTCACTTTTTCTATTATGTAATTTACTAACTGCCTGTTCACTAGGGGCAAATGAAAAAACTAAGGATAATGATACAGAAATTCTTACAGATGAAAAAGATGATAATGAAGTGATTTATAAAGAAATAAAAGATGAAAAAATTGACCATATACACGGTATTGGTTATGTAGGAAATGAAGATAAATTGTATCTAGCTTCACACGATGGTTTATTAAGATTCTCAAACGAAAAATGGTCTAAAATTACTGAAAACAAGCATGACTACATGGGTTTTCAAGCAACTGATATAGGCTTCTATTCAAGTGGACATCCTGAGAATGGATCTGAATTAAAGAATCCTCTTGGTATTATAAAAAGTACTGACGAGGGAAAAACATTAAATAAACTTGCTTTTTATGGTGAAACAGACTTTCATTATTTAGCAGCAGGCTACAACAGTCATATTATTTATGTGATTAATGAATCTAAAAATTCAAGATTAAATAGTGGATTTTATTACTCTGAAGATGAAGGTGAAAACTGGGCACAAAGTAAGACGCAGGGGCTTTCATTTTACAATATAGGTAATATAGCCACTCACCCTGCCAAAGCGAATATTGTTGCAATATCCACAGATCAAGGTTTATTCATTTCAAACGATTATGGTGATTCGTTCTCCCTTTCATCACAATCTCAACCAGTTACAAGTGTTGAATTTAGAGAAAAATCCTTACTTTATTTTACTTTAAAAGGAGATAAGGTATCGCTTTATAAACAAGAACTAAGTGATTTAAAAGAAGAAGCGATACCTCTTCCAAAAGAAGTGAACGGACAAAATCCCGTGATGTATATTTCATCTCATCCAGAAAAAGAAGAAGTGATAACTGTGGTTACTTACGAGAGTGATATTTATCAAACAAAAGATCATGGTCAATCATGGACTACTTTAGTAAGTAAGGGCAAGATACAATCATAG
- a CDS encoding sensor histidine kinase, whose amino-acid sequence MFFLHRNVVHSLVNEELESLKSRGNSHSDVLEISYDETTLHHIQVMETETETEVVITDDIGKIKISSKQIDAEMDKILTRNILDLEALNEGLILQSDWQNTPYISTVSSFKTPNGHIGYVYMFKSTDQIQHFISRLNEHFILASVLILFFMLITIFFLSKALTKPLISMKEATRKISNGDFSVSLPKASKDEIGELSTSIQTLANDLNYLKKERTEFLASISHELRTPLTYIKGYTDIARRENISEKERLNYLDIIYEESNHVGDLLKELFDLAKMDQNTFPISKEKINICSFMNSIFQKMKPAFKSKGVKLEFTCKTEAVVDIDPTRFEQILLNLLDNSLKYSEMNSLTQIEITNENNFVNIIVKDQGIGIPDEDLPYIFDRLYRVEKSRSRLTGGYGLGLSIVKEIVGAHGGNITVESQLNKGTCFKITLKGFYDDNNFVNR is encoded by the coding sequence ATGTTTTTCTTACATCGCAATGTTGTGCATTCTCTTGTTAATGAAGAATTGGAGTCATTAAAATCACGAGGAAATAGTCATAGTGATGTTTTGGAAATTTCATACGATGAAACAACATTACATCATATTCAAGTTATGGAGACAGAAACTGAAACAGAAGTAGTCATAACTGATGATATTGGGAAAATTAAGATATCATCTAAACAAATAGATGCTGAGATGGACAAGATATTAACAAGAAATATTCTTGACCTAGAAGCACTAAATGAAGGTCTAATCCTACAATCAGATTGGCAAAACACACCATATATTTCTACGGTTTCCTCATTTAAAACACCAAACGGACATATTGGTTATGTTTATATGTTCAAAAGTACAGACCAAATTCAACATTTCATTTCACGATTAAATGAACATTTTATTTTGGCTTCAGTGCTCATTTTATTTTTCATGTTGATTACCATATTCTTTTTATCAAAAGCTCTTACAAAACCATTGATATCAATGAAGGAAGCTACAAGAAAAATAAGCAATGGTGATTTTTCAGTTTCTTTACCAAAGGCTTCAAAAGATGAAATTGGTGAGTTATCAACTTCTATCCAAACACTTGCAAACGACTTAAACTATCTAAAAAAAGAGAGAACCGAGTTTTTAGCCAGTATTTCTCATGAACTACGTACTCCACTTACCTACATTAAAGGCTATACAGATATTGCTAGAAGAGAAAATATATCAGAGAAGGAACGGCTAAATTATTTAGACATCATTTATGAAGAATCCAACCATGTTGGTGACCTGCTTAAAGAACTGTTTGATTTAGCAAAAATGGATCAAAATACTTTTCCTATCTCAAAAGAAAAGATAAATATTTGCTCCTTTATGAATTCCATTTTTCAAAAAATGAAGCCAGCTTTCAAAAGTAAAGGAGTAAAACTTGAATTCACATGTAAAACTGAAGCTGTTGTAGATATTGATCCAACTAGGTTTGAGCAAATCTTATTAAATTTATTGGATAACTCTTTAAAATATTCTGAAATGAATTCATTGACTCAAATAGAAATAACAAATGAAAATAATTTCGTAAACATAATTGTTAAAGACCAAGGCATAGGGATACCTGATGAAGATTTACCATATATCTTTGATCGTTTATATAGAGTTGAAAAATCACGTTCAAGATTAACAGGAGGTTACGGGTTAGGATTATCCATAGTAAAAGAAATAGTAGGTGCTCACGGTGGAAACATTACAGTTGAAAGCCAGTTAAATAAAGGAACATGCTTTAAAATTACACTGAAAGGATTTTATGATGACAACAATTTTGTTAATAGATGA
- a CDS encoding AbrB/MazE/SpoVT family DNA-binding domain-containing protein yields MQLTLTKSGQVYLPNCIRKELNLEAGDNIYIFVDNKAIILAKEACEKENQCILSNRGTLHIPVEIRRICKITSALKFNVIRNIEDKRIVLSKGEYETEG; encoded by the coding sequence ATGCAATTAACACTAACTAAATCGGGACAAGTTTATCTTCCAAATTGTATCAGAAAAGAGCTAAATCTCGAAGCAGGTGATAACATCTATATTTTTGTAGATAATAAAGCAATTATCTTGGCAAAAGAAGCATGTGAAAAAGAAAATCAATGCATACTCAGCAATAGGGGGACACTCCATATTCCTGTTGAGATAAGAAGAATTTGTAAAATAACATCTGCCCTGAAGTTTAACGTAATTCGAAACATTGAAGATAAGAGAATTGTTTTAAGTAAAGGCGAATACGAAACTGAAGGATAA
- a CDS encoding DUF305 domain-containing protein: MKQYFKFAGMIITSTIVMFVFKYLSTYSLDHVFFSESRLYMALLMGASMTIIMLGFMYRMLKNRKVNIGIAIVSVLVFSLSLFLLRSQAYVDDTDYMEAMIPHHSIAILTSERAKISDPRVRELADGIIKAQRKEIDEMKKLIEELEDEE, translated from the coding sequence ATGAAACAATACTTTAAATTTGCTGGGATGATCATCACCTCAACTATTGTCATGTTTGTATTTAAATATTTAAGCACTTACAGTCTAGATCATGTCTTTTTTAGCGAATCAAGGCTTTATATGGCTCTGTTAATGGGGGCTTCGATGACTATTATTATGTTAGGGTTTATGTACCGTATGCTAAAAAACAGAAAAGTAAATATCGGGATTGCAATTGTTAGTGTTCTTGTTTTCTCGCTTTCACTTTTCTTATTACGAAGTCAAGCATACGTGGATGATACCGACTATATGGAAGCCATGATTCCCCATCATTCCATTGCGATATTAACTAGTGAACGTGCAAAAATATCTGACCCCAGAGTAAGGGAACTAGCAGATGGAATTATTAAAGCTCAACGTAAAGAAATAGATGAAATGAAGAAATTAATTGAGGAGCTAGAAGATGAAGAATAA
- a CDS encoding ferritin family protein: MHSYSYIYPYDPYYIRYYSATNNTQLLMDIQKAINAEYSAIYCYEKLAKLAPKQNEKERILEIQKDERQHLEEFSGIYKNLTGMQPSYKIIEECPDTYREGIEFAFKDEQEAVDFYLDIADQAQDPFIKERFRRAAADEQNHAIWFLFFLSKRQNVRKSTRQVENYGAKGALSAPTLTIPDMLTYALQDEYLAQARYDDILGKFGYIRTFARIKEAELRHISALLPLFNRYQLSIPEDVSNLYVTTPQNVKAAYSAGVQGEIDNISMYEKFLSQNIPNDVKVVFSQLRNASLNHLEAFKRGLERN; this comes from the coding sequence ATGCATTCATATAGTTATATTTATCCATATGATCCATACTATATTAGATATTATAGTGCTACAAATAACACTCAACTTTTAATGGATATCCAAAAAGCTATAAACGCAGAATATAGTGCGATTTACTGTTATGAAAAATTGGCTAAGCTTGCACCTAAACAGAATGAAAAGGAGCGAATACTTGAGATACAAAAAGACGAGAGACAGCACCTTGAGGAGTTTAGTGGGATTTATAAAAATTTAACAGGTATGCAGCCATCCTATAAAATTATTGAAGAATGTCCGGATACGTATAGAGAAGGCATAGAATTTGCTTTTAAGGATGAGCAGGAAGCGGTCGATTTTTATTTAGATATTGCAGATCAAGCTCAAGATCCTTTTATTAAAGAAAGATTTCGTCGAGCAGCAGCAGATGAGCAGAATCACGCTATTTGGTTTTTGTTTTTTTTATCAAAAAGACAAAATGTACGAAAAAGCACTCGACAAGTTGAAAACTATGGAGCAAAAGGAGCTCTCAGTGCACCTACACTGACCATACCCGATATGTTAACTTATGCTCTTCAAGATGAATATTTAGCACAGGCAAGGTATGATGATATTTTAGGGAAATTTGGTTATATACGCACTTTTGCACGAATTAAAGAAGCTGAATTGAGACATATAAGTGCACTATTACCACTTTTTAATCGTTATCAGTTGAGTATTCCTGAAGACGTTTCAAATTTATATGTAACAACTCCCCAAAATGTTAAGGCGGCTTATTCCGCTGGAGTTCAAGGAGAAATTGACAATATTTCAATGTATGAGAAATTTCTCTCACAAAATATACCTAATGATGTGAAAGTAGTCTTTTCCCAGCTACGAAATGCTTCCTTAAATCATCTCGAGGCTTTTAAAAGGGGCCTAGAAAGAAATTAA